In the Chaetodon trifascialis isolate fChaTrf1 chromosome 15, fChaTrf1.hap1, whole genome shotgun sequence genome, tttcGGTTTGATGGCTTTTTTCCAAACTTAATTAACTGAAGAATATGCACATATACTAGAATTAATTTATTAAAGTAATACATTAAGTGCATAACAAAAAATACTATACTGTACTTTTAAttcaatacatttatttaacagcaaATATGACAGCAAGTCAGAGTCAGAAAAGGTCCTCAGAAGTGTCCTCTGTGCTCCAAAAGACAGAGTCTCCTCAGCAGAtttaattcaatattcctttattcatcccttgaggggaaattccgataCAGTCTGGCCTTTCATATATGGTGTAGATGTATtttcagtccagtccagtttatcaTTCAGATGAACAGACAGGTGATTTTAAGATTCAGCCCTCTCTGCGTCTGTTCCCTGCATGTTCTCTGGTGTAGGACGAGTGTCTGTACTCCACTGTAGTGCAGTGTAGAGGCCGCTCCCTGAGGACatccagcttctcagatgtgacagtttgctgcttttctttgtcttaaatTACAGTTAACTCAATAATTATGAGATTTGGTATGTTGGACAAAAGACATTTGAAGGCGTCACTTTGAGCTCTGGgtgattttatattttataaacCAAACAACTGATCAAGAAAGTAATCTGTAAATAACCCATAATgtaaataatcattagttgcagtaAAATAGTTTTGAATTAGCTCCATCATAATCAAGAAAAGGTTAAATGCTGCTTAAATATTAATCCATAAGTAATAGTAATATAATGATATATAACTCACAGAGGGACGATGTTTGACTCTTTAATTATATTTTGCTAGTTAATTTAGGCTATTGTTTATCTCTAATAATGTATCATAGCCCATATTACAAAGTCTTAATCTGTAAATGGTCACTTTAgctattaaataaataaagtggagtaaaaagtataatatttctgtctgaaatgtaatgataaagaaaaaaagaaactgccTAAAAATTGTGCTGGTAAGACTGCTGTGACCACACTTAATGAGGCAGGGATGGCGTCTGTGCAGCTGACAGCAGTGAGCTGgactttgcttttgttttatggCTCTGAGCTGCTGATATGTTGACGCACAGTGATCACTTTGTTCGCTCGGGTCTGCAGTCGCGTCAGCCTGTGCAATCCGACTGGACCCGGGGGGGGGGAGCGAAAGAAAGTGACAGATTTGTTTTGACCTGTTCTTTTGAGATATGTCGAGGTACCACAAGGCAGCGATTGATGGATACTTGGACCTCTTGAAGGAGGCCACGAGGAAGGACCTGAACGCAACGGATGAGGATGGCATGACCCCCACCATACTGGCTGCTTTCCATGGACATGTCGATGCTCTTCAGCTCATATGCAGCAGAGAGTAAGCAGAATACACTCCTCTATATGACCTGTGCTTCATCTTAAATGCCACATACTGAAATAACATGTTACCACAGCAAGCTTTGTGTCCATGATTGTTAGTTTAGTGCTCTGAagtttgttgaaatgttttgacGTCCCAGAGAAAGTATACCAAGCCTGACAGATCAGTTTGCCTCTGTTGTTATAATATAGAAATACACGTCAATCTAAATTCTACTGTAAGGTATGACGTCTAAGGCTCTAAACTAAAGCTAAACTAAAATCACCTCCACCACTAGAACCATTTAGTGTTCACTGAGCAAAGACTTCATCTTTTGACAGTACCTGTTGGTGTTCACATGTCATTCACTCTACAATAATGAGTTAAAACCTCACTCCACTCTTTAGACCGCTCTCTCCCATGAGCGGAGCCAAGTGTTTAATCAGCCGAAGCCATCCTATAAAACAAAAGAGTCCTTTATCTATCCCCACCACCCCCTCCGCCATCTCTCATTCAGCACAACAAAAGGCAAATCTAGCACAGCATTCTTACTGAAAAGTGAGTTTCAGAAAAGACGTTTGGAGGATATTTAGTGGGGCGTAATGCGTGTTTCACCTACGTGGCCAGAATCAAGTGAAGCATTTCCACTTTTGTCATTTCCAGCATGAGCTGGGATTCATGACTAGTTGTCGCAAGAAGACAAAGACTTTTATGACTCTGTCAATGAGGCACAGCCCTGGAGGACTTTAAATCTTAATAGTTTACCAATTACCTGCAGCCCTGTCTGGTATTACGTTGTCATATATTGTGATCACATTTGAAAGGTTTTATGTTATATTCACAGGAATGGccagacattttgggaaatgctcTTAATTTGCTCTCGtgttgagagttagatgagagaaTTGATCATGTTGGTCAGCTAATATGAAGCATGAGCCAGCgaccagttagcttagcttagcatgaggaATGGAAACAAATTTTAACTTCAAGCAAAATACTCCTTCAGCTATAGGACATTCTTGAGGACAAACCCTTTTGGAGTGGATAGAATTATTGTAAGGTATCGACTCATGATAGAGAGTGGCATAAGCTCTTTACTTTAAATCAAATCTTTCTTTTCTGCCATGCAGAGGAGACCCCAATAAGAGCGACATCTGGGGAAACACACCGTTGCATCATGCTGCAGCCAACGGCCACATGCACATCCTCAGTTTTCTGGTCAACTTTGGTGCCAACGTTTTTGCACTGGACAATGAATTCCACACAGCCATGGACGTGGCTGCTTCTCGTGACCGCATGGACTGCGTGCGCTTCCTAGATGACGCCGCGTCGCAGCAGACCAACCAAAACGCCAGGAGGGTCGCCAATCTGAAGAAGGAGGCCATCAAAGACGCACAGAAACGTGTGAAACTCTGTGAGAGGGTGAAGAAGAAACACCAGGACAAGATGGATAAAAGGCAGCAGAAAGCAAGCGTTAATGGGTCTGTTTCAGAGTCCAGCATGGCTTCAGCTTTCTCAAACGGTGGTACCATGACCAGCGTCAATGAGCAGTTCTCCAAGCTCATTGCTGCTGATAAATCTGGCTCCCTCACAGCCAGGCTTAAAGGCTCACTCCAGAAGCTTGGGAAGAAAGATAAAGGCACACTGCAGAAATCAGGAAGTGATGGGAATGTTGTTTTCCTCAAACAGGACAGAGCATCTGAGAAGCCAGAGTTTCTGGATGTCTTCAATGAGCAGGATGAGTCAGCGCTAAATGAGGAAGGAATAGCAGACTTCGGACATGATAACAACGATGAAGAACCCGGTCGTGTCAAACAGTCCATCTTCAACCGGCCCGGTCTTGGAGGTCTAATTTTCATGAAGAAGATGGGACTGGACTCAGAGGACCTCCCCAGTGGGAACAACGAAAGTCTGGGCTACCTTGTTCAGAACGAGCTGTCTGAAGATGCTGCTGGCTTTGTGGGGAGTGGTGACGCTGATCTGCCCTGGGACCAGGATGACCTGGGactggatgatgatgaagatgaggaaacCTCTCCTTTAGATGTATTCTTGTCTGCCATCTCCTTGACAGAGTTTTCTCTTGCATTCAGCAGAGAACAGCTGGACCTGGACGTGCTAATGCTGTGCTCTGATGAAGACCTGAAAGGCATTCGCATGCAGCTGGGACCCAGGAAGAAGATCTTGGAAGCTGTCGCTCGCAGAAAGAACGCACTGGAGTCCCCCGGCATCATGACGGACAGCTGCTTGTGATCAAGAAAGCATGAACATAATCCTGTTTGAAACTTAAAGTGAGCCTTTATCTTGATGATTCAGACAACAATTTAAAGTGATCGACCTTTCCCTCTCTGGAGACACAGTAACATAGCGCAGTGCTCTGTTTATAGAGTAAAATCCATATTATAATAACTACAGCATAGCACGAGTGTCAGGACTTCCAGTACCAACAAAACCCTTCATAAATCtggctgcaaaaataaaaaaaggacagaCACATGGCCAGCAACTCAATCTTACTGCAAAGCATTGATTATTTTTCTCCATTCATAACAGGGTGATTGGCTAATTTGGTTGTGCTCTTGTATGTTctatgttaaataaataaaacatgcaaaataatgTCTCCCATTTAATATTCTCTGATGCatgttgtgtacatgtgtgtatgtatgtgtccaCATcatggggacataaatctggtCTGGTCACCTTCTGTCTGGCAGCAAAAAGGTCTGCCCCCATCATGGAGACCATGACGAAGTGAAGAAAagataaacaaataaagaaatgattTCACCAATTAGACAGCACATGCACAGCATAACAAACTGTGAAACCACATTCGGATCTTATTTTAAGTACAGTCAAAAAGCACGACATGGTGATCCGGCAGCTCTGCATTGATTGTCGTCAGTGTGATGGTCAGAAATGTATTGTgaagtcaaaggtcaaaaaTTCAAACACACCTGGCAGCTGTTTTAGACAGAAGACTGCAATGAAACTCTGTATGCACTGCCTGCCCAGTGCCAAACAAAGTTAACTACTAGCTGAGGGAAATGTCATGATGGTGATTGTGGCTCATGAGAAGGCAATAACCAATGATATACACATGGATGAGTTTtttttacttcagtatttccattttctgccattttataCCTCTACTGAGCCACTACATGttagaggaaaatattgtaGGCCTACTTTtaactccactacatttatctgacaacTTTAGTTACTTGTTACTGATCAGATTCATATGAATAAAAAGAacataatcaacaaataaatgatcagaatcagaatcagaaatactttattgatccccgatGGGAAATTGTTTATGATGTATTACCAACAGTACATAAAATCATTGGGATGATTTTTTCATTGAACAACATCAAAGtacacactgatgcactgaCAATTATAAGAAAATATATACTATCAATTAAATGATGCATTCTGCATAATGTAtagttttacttttggtactttaagtatatttcgGTGCTAATATTTCTGTACGTTTATTTGCGGTTCTTTTACTTGTAGCAGAGTACTTGTACACGGTTGTTATTCAgagcacttcttccaccacaggCTGGACATTGGCGGCCATTGACTCCCACTCATCTAAATAAAAGCAACGCGGGGCCTGGAACGAAGCCGGAAGTACTTGGTGGTTATATATCTTGACCTAAACGGCAGAGGTGGGCGGAGCTTCCGGTGAGGGGCGTTAAATGCTGCTCATTAGGGTTTGACGTTAGACTGTATGCGGGGGGAGCGTGCTCGGACTGTCTGTCACGATTATGTCTTACAGGTAATATATGTCACCGTAATATGAGCTGAACGTCCACTCTCACCTGTCTGTACGTGGTTTGTGTTCACCTGAAAGCGACTGAGTAGCTCGACCGGGCAGAGAATTGCTCGTTTGCGCCGCCAAGCTGCTACATGGGAGCTTAGCCTCATTAGTGGGCTAATAGACAATCTCAGCTCGTCTCTCCGCCTTGTTGTTTCCCCCGCGACTTTTACAAATTCCTCTTAAATTGCAGCTTATAAGAGCTAACTTCCCGAGAGCTACTCGACCAGCTTCTATTTAATATCTGAATGGAGCATCTGCCGTCAAAGTGTCCTTAACTATCTTGTCTGTTTTGCCTCCACTGACCTCCCAGGCTTGCCTAGCAAAGTGAGACATGGCTGAAATCATTGCCGTCAACGCCGGGTTGCCTTTGCCGTCCACTCTCAACGTCACCTTCCCGGTCCAGGAGGAGCCCGGCACCGCTGCCGCCGCTCCGCCGGCCCCTCTGAGCAGTGAGGACTACCTGTTTGTGGAGGCCAGACACCCCAACACTGTCCTGCAGGGCCTGAACAGCCTACGGCTCAACAACGCCTTCTGTGATGTGACCCTGTGCTGTGGAGGACTGGAGTTCCCCTGCCATCGCATTGTGCTCGCCTCCTTCAGCTCTTACTTCCAGGTAAACCTTTGACAGACCCAGGGAGTCCAGGTGTTCATCAGGTGTAGAAAAGGAACTGATTCCCCTCTCGTCCCCTCAGGTGATGTTTTCCACTGACCTGATCGAGTCCAAACAGGAGCGGGTAGCCATTAATGGAGTTGAGCCTCAGATGATTGGCATGCTGGTGAGCTACGCCTACACGTCCGAGGTGTACATCTCTAAAGCAAACGTGCAGGTAGAGTCTCACCTTTTTCTTCTGCGCCGCCACTTTCCCCTAAAGAGTGTGTTTGCcgacagctgttttcatgtgacGCAGGCCCTGCTGGCAGCAGCCAACCTGCTGGACGTGATGGCCGTCCGAGAGGCCTGTTGTCGCTTCATGGAGCGCCAGATGGATGACATGAACTGTGTGGGGATTCACTGCTTTGCTGAGGCCCATTCTTGTAAGGTGCTGGAGAAACGCAGCATGGACTACATTCTTGAGCACTTCAACAGCGTTCATCAGCAGGTGAGAGGCTGATGGAGCCCTTTGGTGTCATTATATATGACACTGCAGAGAGATGCCGCCTAATGAGGAATATGGGGAAAATCTTCTACAGTATAGGTAACATTGTTTGAATTGTACCTTTCTTGAAAACGAGATTGAGACACAATTTatagctttaaaaacaaatgttgaTGTCTGCTTTGGGCTAATTTGGCCCCATGTGACAACTCCAATGGCCGTTGTTTACATGTGGTCTCAGGCgactccagcagcagccctTACACGACCAGGAGCACCACTGACCCAAAGGGGTGTCAGTGATCCTGATAACGACTCAACAGAGGTTAAATACTTTGGGGACCAGTCAGTTAGCGCTTAAGCCTCTTGGATGACCGGTCTTTAAGTTTCTACAACCAAGACCGTTTGCCCAGAATTCAGCCTCCTCGCATAACCATGACCTTAATGACATCATTAACACTAGTGAATACAATGCTGCCTGTGCACACGTCAGCAGCACAGCACCAGGATAACTGAACCTGGCAGCGCTGACGGTTTCATATGTGAAAGGGGGCTTAACAAAGATAATCTTACCTGCCTGTCAGCACGTAAACCTGCAAGTGATTAACTTCTGTTTCTGCTTGGAAACCAGGCTGAGCTAAGGTTGTCATTTacacctctctgtctttctttttaccCGTCAGGAGGAGTTCCTGTCGCTGTGTGtggacaaactgacagaaatcCTCGCCAGCGACTTCCTCAATGTGCCTAAAGAGGAGATGGTGTTTGAGGCGGCGATGCTGTGGTTGAACAAATGTCCCTCTCGCAAACAGAGCTTTGAAAAGGTCAGGCTTTACTGGAGTTTACACAAGAGCGGGTGTGTCTTTCTGCAGCCTGTACACAGCTCTCTTACTCATCCTCGTGCTGTGGTCCAAAGCATGTCCCATATAAGTGCACATGTTCGGGGGTTGCCGGTGCAGCGTAAAAGATCCcctgacacagcagctgctaGTCCTTAAAAGCAGCTATAAATCAAGAATTGCATCCCACCTCTGTCAGAAGGTGTAAAAGGAGCCTTCTCTTACCTcccactgctgcactgttgtTATATTTTGTCCATTTCGTGTGGTATTTGCAGGCTAACCATCCCCGATTTACATCACCTCTaaatcatttccaaacatttgcACCCACAGAGGCCCATGCAGTAATCCATCTGTGCACATGATCGGTATTGGACACTTGACTTGTGGGAGTGGGAGTTCATTCCCTCCTTCCATTTGTCCCTCACAGGTCCTTGAGCACGTGCGGCTGCCTCTTATCAGCCCGTACTACCTCCACGATGTGATCGAGTCCCTGGACGTGGTGAAGGAGAACCAGGCCTGTCAGAGGCTCATCTCCGAGGCCAAGGACTACCTGCTGCTAAAAGACCGCCGTGGAGAGCTCTACTGCCCCAGAGCAAGGCCACGCAGGTCCACAGGTGAACACGCTCGCACCTGCACGTTCAAGTGAGCTGAGAGCCAATCACGTGCTGTTTCATTTTGGGTAGAGGTCACAGGTTCCAGCTCATTAAATGGGATTCATTATTTTGCATCTGCATCTGAAAACGTCGACTTGTGGACCTCCGACCTTtcgtggggaaaaaaaagatcaacTGATTATTAGAAAAACCAGTCAACAGATTAATCGATAaggaaaagaatcattagttgcagctaCCTACTCTCTATCCAAAGGCCAGCGTGTTTCAgctcactcctctctcttcctctcctcctgctgccatggcaacagggaCAGCTGAAGTGATAGTGACAGTTGGCGGGGAGGATGACAAGGTGGTGCTGCGCAGCGTCGAGAGCTTCGATCCTGTGACCAATCAGTGGAAGAATCTGGCCTGCCTGCCCTTCGCTGTGAGCAAGCACGGGCTGGTGGTGTCAGGTGAGATTCAGGGTAAAGCTGGATGACGGTACACCTATAGTCTCAGTCAGTTCTGACACGTGTgacatgtttctgtccaccctccccctctgtctccacaGACTCCACTCTGTATTTGGTGGGAGGAGAGTTTCCCGACGGCTCGGCCAGCAGGGAGATGTGGCGCTATGACCCTTGCTTCGACTCCTGGTTCGAGATGGCTCCCATGAATGTAGCTCGCGCCGAGTTAGGTCAGGCAAAAAAAGCGCTGCCATGGTTTGGCTTTGCACTCTCATACCTGGTGCCTACGTTATCCACAATGCACATGGACAGTTGCCAAGCTAACCTTCCTCACTTGACTCCTCAGGCCTGGTGATGCTGGACGGCTTCGTGTATGCAgtgggagggtgggaggggCGCTCTCGGTTGGACTCGGTGGAGTGCTACAACCCTCACACCAACACCTGGCAGTTCACCGAGTCTGTCAAGATGGCCGTCACAAGTCCTGCTGTGGTGGCCTTGGACGGACTGCTCTATGTTACTGGTaggaaacacacatgcaggtttGTCTGGAGGGTTGTGCTTTTTATCGAAGGTATTTCGATTCACAGATTTTACAGCTGTGGCTGGATATTGAGCTCTGGGTATTATtttatgagtctggacagacatgtaTGTAAACTGCGGCATGAGGCTGTaattctcattttattttgcttctcgTGTGTTCACTCTGTCCTGGTAGGTGGAGCAGTGCTGGAGGACGGTGACGGCACAGACCTCACGCAGGTCTACAACCCTAAAACCTCTGTCTGGACCGAGGTCGCCCCCATGCAGATCGCCCGCTCTGGTTCAGCTGCTTGTACGCTCAAAGGAAAGCTTTACGTTATCGGTATGTCAGGCCACAACACACGAACTCAGCAGCCTCTCCAGTGACGCCAAGCAAGATTTGTTCCGCTGACTGATCAATCTCTCACAGGTGGATGGCATGCCTCGACGGAGAACACAGATAAGGTGGAGTGTTACAACCCCAAGACCAACCAGTGGACCATGTGCGCCCCCATGAAAGAACGACGCTACCGGCCCGGTGCTGCTGTGGTGGACGGGAAGATCTACGTCCTGGGAGGAGAAGAAGGCTGGGACAGGTGAGAGGCACCTGTGAATCTACTTTTCCAGGAGCCATTTTCAGGAAATTACTCCAGGATATGAACTTAGTCCCCGACTCCCAAAAAGCCTCTGCTCTGTGGCTTCACGACATCCCGGGAACTACTGAGGCACCACAGTAGTTCGAGGGACAGACATTTCTTGCAACAAGCGAGTTTGATTGAGAGAAGTGAGTACACGAGAGAAAATAACTTTCTGCTATATGATTCAGTGCAGTTATGTAACCcagcaaagcagaaataaacaacataaagcaCTCGtcagttttccattttcagtctCTGTCCACCTCTGCGTAGATCTTCTTTTGCAGTCAAACGTCAAGATTCATACGAAGCGCCGAATGCTTAACGGTGTTCAAATGCAGCACAGACGGCATTAATTAAAGACATTTTCGCT is a window encoding:
- the anks4b gene encoding ankyrin repeat and SAM domain-containing protein 4B, which produces MSRYHKAAIDGYLDLLKEATRKDLNATDEDGMTPTILAAFHGHVDALQLICSREGDPNKSDIWGNTPLHHAAANGHMHILSFLVNFGANVFALDNEFHTAMDVAASRDRMDCVRFLDDAASQQTNQNARRVANLKKEAIKDAQKRVKLCERVKKKHQDKMDKRQQKASVNGSVSESSMASAFSNGGTMTSVNEQFSKLIAADKSGSLTARLKGSLQKLGKKDKGTLQKSGSDGNVVFLKQDRASEKPEFLDVFNEQDESALNEEGIADFGHDNNDEEPGRVKQSIFNRPGLGGLIFMKKMGLDSEDLPSGNNESLGYLVQNELSEDAAGFVGSGDADLPWDQDDLGLDDDEDEETSPLDVFLSAISLTEFSLAFSREQLDLDVLMLCSDEDLKGIRMQLGPRKKILEAVARRKNALESPGIMTDSCL
- the LOC139344118 gene encoding kelch-like protein 20, giving the protein MAEIIAVNAGLPLPSTLNVTFPVQEEPGTAAAAPPAPLSSEDYLFVEARHPNTVLQGLNSLRLNNAFCDVTLCCGGLEFPCHRIVLASFSSYFQVMFSTDLIESKQERVAINGVEPQMIGMLVSYAYTSEVYISKANVQALLAAANLLDVMAVREACCRFMERQMDDMNCVGIHCFAEAHSCKVLEKRSMDYILEHFNSVHQQEEFLSLCVDKLTEILASDFLNVPKEEMVFEAAMLWLNKCPSRKQSFEKVLEHVRLPLISPYYLHDVIESLDVVKENQACQRLISEAKDYLLLKDRRGELYCPRARPRRSTGTAEVIVTVGGEDDKVVLRSVESFDPVTNQWKNLACLPFAVSKHGLVVSDSTLYLVGGEFPDGSASREMWRYDPCFDSWFEMAPMNVARAELGLVMLDGFVYAVGGWEGRSRLDSVECYNPHTNTWQFTESVKMAVTSPAVVALDGLLYVTGGAVLEDGDGTDLTQVYNPKTSVWTEVAPMQIARSGSAACTLKGKLYVIGGWHASTENTDKVECYNPKTNQWTMCAPMKERRYRPGAAVVDGKIYVLGGEEGWDRYHDTIERYCDETDTWEIVGEMPTSRSWLSCVSLQLRKDIQIQTPNDN